The proteins below are encoded in one region of Alistipes communis:
- the rhuM gene encoding RhuM family protein, which yields MAEIDNIPEMRPSFGNIRRQDEGGNEYWSSRDLCAAMGYSAYWKFQRVIDKAIKVAGEKGMNVDDHFNQAVDMVRIGSGSFRKVNIFRLSRMACMIVAENADVKKVLVQQARDYFTRTISTNELMQNSLSSNILLYKTAQGEARIEVIFNSETFWMSQKRMADLFGVDVRTVNYHLGQIYETGELTKEATIRKIGIVQSEGKRDVERTPLFYNLDAIIAVGYRVNSYQATQFRIWATSVLKEFIIKGYALDDERLKQGKHFGKDYFDDLLERIREIRTSERRYYQKITDIYAECSADYDPKSDCTKLFFKMVQNMMHLAVTHRTAAEIVYERADSEMPHMGLTTWKKAPNGRVQKSDTIVAKNYLSDKEVSELNGVTNAFLEFAEQRAQRHIITTMADWKQRLEQFLATMDYQAQDSAGKVSQEEAREKAYCEYEKYKVIQDRSFISDFDRFNDGDKLLPFDINPDKE from the coding sequence ATGGCAGAGATAGACAACATCCCCGAAATGCGTCCATCATTCGGCAATATACGCCGTCAGGATGAGGGCGGAAACGAATACTGGAGTTCTCGCGACCTGTGCGCTGCTATGGGCTATTCGGCTTATTGGAAATTCCAAAGAGTCATAGACAAGGCTATCAAGGTGGCAGGTGAAAAAGGAATGAATGTAGACGACCATTTCAACCAAGCGGTTGATATGGTAAGGATTGGAAGCGGTTCATTCCGTAAGGTCAATATCTTCCGTCTGTCTCGTATGGCATGTATGATTGTTGCCGAAAATGCCGATGTCAAAAAAGTGTTGGTACAACAAGCTCGCGATTATTTTACTCGAACAATTTCGACAAACGAATTGATGCAAAATTCGTTGAGTTCTAACATTTTGCTGTATAAAACGGCGCAAGGCGAGGCACGAATAGAAGTGATATTCAACAGTGAAACATTTTGGATGTCACAAAAGCGTATGGCCGATTTGTTCGGGGTGGATGTACGGACTGTCAACTATCATCTTGGTCAGATTTACGAAACAGGCGAGCTTACAAAAGAGGCAACTATCCGAAAAATTGGGATAGTTCAATCAGAGGGAAAAAGGGATGTGGAACGTACACCTCTGTTCTATAATTTGGATGCTATTATTGCGGTAGGTTATCGTGTCAATAGCTATCAAGCCACCCAGTTTCGTATCTGGGCTACATCTGTATTGAAGGAGTTTATTATTAAAGGATATGCGCTTGATGATGAACGTTTGAAGCAGGGAAAACACTTTGGCAAAGATTATTTTGACGATTTACTGGAGCGTATTCGTGAGATACGTACCTCAGAGCGCAGATACTACCAAAAGATAACAGACATCTATGCCGAATGCAGTGCGGATTACGACCCGAAGTCGGATTGTACCAAATTGTTCTTCAAGATGGTGCAAAACATGATGCACTTGGCTGTAACTCATCGTACTGCTGCCGAAATAGTATATGAACGTGCCGACTCGGAAATGCCGCACATGGGACTGACCACTTGGAAAAAAGCTCCCAATGGCAGAGTACAGAAATCTGATACGATTGTAGCAAAGAACTACTTGTCTGACAAAGAGGTTTCAGAACTCAACGGCGTAACTAACGCATTTCTTGAATTTGCAGAACAGCGTGCTCAACGCCATATCATTACAACGATGGCAGACTGGAAGCAGCGTCTTGAACAGTTTCTTGCTACAATGGACTATCAAGCACAAGATTCAGCCGGTAAAGTTTCTCAAGAAGAGGCACGAGAGAAGGCGTATTGTGAGTATGAAAAATATAAAGTGATTCAAGACCGTTCGTTTATCTCCGATTTCGACCGGTTTAATGATGGTGACAAATTGTTGCCGTTTGATATCAATCCCGATAAAGAATAA
- a CDS encoding restriction endonuclease subunit S produces the protein MAFETLYSKAGEGGTPTTSNTEFYDNGSIPFIKIDDLSNKYLSANKDYITELGLKKSSAWLIPTHSIIYSNGATIGAISINKYPVCTKQGILGIVPNTNIDVEFLYYFMQSSYFQKEVERVVTEGTMKTAYLKDINHIKCPIPDLDRQKEISHLLSVLSLKEDVERQLLQKYQIQKQYLLRKMFI, from the coding sequence GTGGCATTTGAAACATTATATAGTAAAGCAGGTGAGGGTGGAACACCCACTACGTCAAATACAGAATTTTATGATAACGGCAGCATTCCTTTCATAAAAATAGACGATTTGAGCAATAAATATTTATCGGCTAACAAAGACTATATTACAGAGTTAGGACTCAAAAAATCTTCAGCATGGCTGATTCCTACGCACTCCATTATATACTCTAATGGAGCAACAATCGGTGCTATTTCTATAAACAAATATCCAGTCTGTACCAAACAAGGAATTTTAGGTATTGTCCCTAATACAAATATTGATGTTGAATTTCTTTATTACTTTATGCAATCTTCATATTTTCAAAAAGAAGTTGAACGTGTTGTAACTGAAGGTACGATGAAAACAGCCTACCTAAAGGATATAAATCACATAAAATGCCCAATACCAGATTTAGATAGGCAAAAAGAAATTAGTCATCTTCTTTCAGTGTTATCGCTTAAAGAGGATGTTGAAAGGCAACTATTACAGAAATATCAAATACAGAAACAATATCTATTAAGGAAGATGTTCATATAA
- a CDS encoding type I restriction endonuclease subunit R → MSIQSEAALEAGLIATLRQMDYEYVQITEEDNLYANFKRQLEIHNKKQLAEVGRNSFTDEEFEKILIYLEGGTRFEKAKKLRDLYPLDTANGQRIWVEFLNRTQWCQNEFQVSSQITVEGRKKCRYDVTILINGLPLVQIELKRRGVELKQAYNQIQRYHKTSFHGLFDYIQLFVISNGVNTRYFANNPNGGYKFTFNWTDAANLPFNELDKFAVFFLEKCTLGKIIGKYIVLHEGDKCLMVLRPYQFYAVEKILDRVQNSNDNGYIWHTTGAGKTLTSFKTAQLVSELDDVDKVMFVVDRHDLDTQTQSEYEAFEPGAVDGTDNTDELVKRLHSNSKIIITTIQKLNAAVSKTWYSSKIDSIRHSRIVMIFDECHRSHFGESHKKIMQFFDNAQIFGFTGTPIFTENAVDGHTTKEVFGNCLHRYLIKDAIADENVLGFLVEYYHGSEEVQNGSTNRMTEIAQFILNNFNKSTFDGEFDALFAVQSVPMLIRYYKIFKELNPKIRIGAVFTYAANGSQDDELTGMGTGSYLNDSAGEVDELQAIMDDYNEMFGTSFTTENFRAYYDDINLRMKKKRADMKPLDLCLVVGMFLTGFDSKKLNTLYVDKNMEYHGLLQAFSRTNRVLNEKKRFGKIVCFRDLKSNVDAAIKLFSNSNNPEEIVRPPFEEIKQEYKELASDFLKKYPDTNCIDLLQSETAKKEFVLAFRDIIRKHAEIQIYEDYSEEADDLGMTEQQFMDFRSKYLDIHDTFALVDPAPSSKPDDNTDTSDDGDLGDVDFCLELLHSDVINVAYILELIAELDPYSADYAERRQNIIDTMIKDAEMRSKAKLIDGFIQKNVDDDKENFMMQRGKVDGTSDLEERLNRYIAVERENAVNSLAEEEDISSSVLNHFLKEYDYLQKEQPEIIQKALKEKHLGLIKTRKALARILDRLRNIIRTFSWD, encoded by the coding sequence ATGTCAATACAGAGCGAAGCGGCGTTGGAAGCCGGACTGATAGCCACACTTCGGCAAATGGACTACGAGTATGTTCAGATTACCGAAGAAGATAATCTTTATGCCAATTTCAAGCGGCAGTTGGAAATTCACAACAAGAAACAACTGGCGGAAGTTGGCCGTAACTCATTTACGGATGAAGAGTTCGAGAAGATATTAATCTATCTGGAAGGTGGTACTCGCTTTGAAAAAGCAAAGAAGCTTCGCGACCTATATCCTCTTGATACGGCTAACGGACAGCGCATTTGGGTAGAGTTTCTTAATCGTACCCAATGGTGTCAGAACGAATTTCAGGTTTCGAGCCAAATTACGGTGGAGGGACGAAAGAAGTGTCGCTATGATGTGACGATTCTTATCAATGGTCTCCCTTTAGTTCAGATTGAATTGAAACGTCGGGGAGTAGAACTCAAACAGGCATACAATCAGATTCAACGCTATCATAAGACATCCTTTCATGGGTTGTTCGATTATATTCAGTTGTTTGTCATCTCCAATGGTGTGAACACTCGTTATTTCGCCAATAATCCCAATGGCGGATATAAATTTACATTCAACTGGACGGATGCGGCAAACCTGCCATTCAATGAACTGGATAAGTTTGCTGTGTTTTTCTTGGAAAAGTGTACGCTCGGTAAGATTATCGGAAAGTACATCGTATTACATGAAGGTGATAAATGCTTGATGGTGTTGCGCCCATACCAGTTCTATGCAGTAGAAAAGATATTGGATCGAGTGCAGAACTCCAATGATAACGGTTATATTTGGCATACAACAGGGGCAGGAAAGACTTTGACTTCATTCAAAACTGCGCAACTCGTTTCGGAGTTAGATGATGTAGATAAGGTAATGTTCGTTGTCGACCGCCATGACCTTGATACACAAACACAGTCGGAATATGAAGCCTTTGAACCGGGAGCCGTTGACGGTACGGACAATACGGACGAGTTGGTAAAACGTCTGCATAGCAACTCCAAGATTATCATTACCACTATTCAGAAACTCAATGCAGCCGTAAGCAAGACATGGTATAGCAGCAAAATAGATTCGATACGCCATTCTCGTATCGTGATGATATTCGATGAGTGCCATCGTAGCCATTTCGGGGAGAGTCATAAGAAGATTATGCAATTCTTCGATAATGCCCAGATATTCGGATTTACCGGAACTCCAATATTTACAGAGAATGCAGTTGATGGTCATACGACCAAAGAGGTGTTCGGCAACTGCCTGCATCGCTATCTGATTAAGGATGCCATTGCTGATGAGAATGTTCTCGGTTTTCTTGTGGAATACTATCATGGCAGTGAGGAGGTGCAGAACGGCAGTACCAATCGCATGACGGAAATAGCCCAATTCATCCTTAATAATTTCAATAAGTCAACATTTGACGGAGAGTTCGATGCGCTGTTTGCCGTGCAGTCAGTGCCGATGCTTATCCGTTATTACAAGATATTCAAGGAACTGAATCCTAAGATTCGTATAGGTGCAGTATTTACCTATGCAGCCAATGGAAGTCAGGATGATGAACTGACAGGAATGGGTACAGGTTCTTATCTGAATGACAGTGCAGGCGAAGTCGATGAGCTGCAAGCCATCATGGATGACTATAACGAAATGTTCGGCACATCGTTTACGACTGAGAACTTCCGTGCATATTACGATGACATCAACCTGCGCATGAAAAAGAAGCGAGCCGATATGAAGCCGCTTGATCTTTGCCTTGTTGTCGGAATGTTCCTTACCGGTTTTGACAGCAAGAAACTTAATACGCTCTATGTAGATAAGAACATGGAATACCACGGCTTGTTGCAGGCATTTAGCCGGACGAACCGTGTGCTGAACGAAAAGAAACGCTTCGGAAAGATTGTATGTTTCCGTGATTTGAAGAGCAATGTGGATGCTGCTATCAAATTATTCAGTAACAGCAACAATCCGGAAGAAATAGTGCGACCTCCGTTTGAAGAAATCAAACAGGAATACAAGGAACTTGCATCCGATTTTCTGAAGAAATACCCGGACACAAACTGCATAGACCTTTTGCAGAGCGAAACGGCTAAGAAAGAGTTTGTTTTGGCATTTCGTGATATTATCCGTAAACACGCAGAGATTCAAATATATGAGGATTATAGCGAAGAAGCTGATGATCTCGGCATGACGGAACAGCAGTTTATGGATTTCAGGAGTAAGTATCTTGATATCCATGATACTTTTGCACTCGTTGATCCAGCTCCGTCTTCCAAACCGGATGATAATACAGATACTTCGGATGATGGAGACCTCGGCGATGTGGATTTCTGCCTTGAGCTTTTGCATAGCGACGTTATCAATGTGGCATATATCCTTGAACTCATTGCAGAACTTGACCCATATAGTGCCGATTATGCGGAACGCCGTCAGAATATCATTGACACGATGATTAAGGACGCTGAAATGCGCAGCAAAGCCAAACTTATCGATGGCTTCATTCAAAAGAATGTGGATGACGATAAGGAAAACTTCATGATGCAGCGAGGCAAGGTTGACGGTACAAGCGATTTGGAAGAACGGTTGAACCGCTATATTGCCGTTGAGCGAGAAAATGCCGTCAACTCATTGGCTGAGGAAGAGGATATATCGTCATCGGTATTGAATCACTTCCTTAAAGAATATGATTACCTGCAAAAAGAGCAGCCAGAAATCATACAAAAAGCATTGAAAGAGAAGCATCTCGGCCTGATAAAAACGAGAAAGGCGTTGGCAAGGATTTTAGACAGATTGCGTAATATCATACGCACTTTCAGTTGGGATTAA
- a CDS encoding GIY-YIG nuclease family protein, producing the protein MVKTNEPGYVYILTNPSFREDWVKIGKSARPVDIRSKELDNTAVPLPFEIYATIQTVKYNDVEKHVHKTIDRLTDLRIRQNREFFNVPPQIALDIFNDIAKMIDDAVVTVYVDNKPVCHNEKESLSVMQKRTVKRGRFKFSMVGIKIGECVTFIPTNTEVKVASDDSVEYEGRIYKLSPFVGTFMPEEKRNTSGAYQGAKYFSYKGKVLDDLRSIIESNIPLPESDVIQNNIE; encoded by the coding sequence ATGGTAAAGACAAATGAACCAGGATATGTGTATATCTTGACTAATCCAAGTTTTCGTGAGGATTGGGTCAAGATCGGTAAAAGTGCGCGACCTGTTGATATACGTTCCAAGGAACTTGATAATACGGCAGTTCCGTTGCCTTTTGAGATTTATGCAACCATTCAGACTGTCAAATATAACGATGTTGAAAAACATGTACACAAGACCATCGACCGGTTGACGGATTTGCGTATTCGCCAGAATCGGGAGTTTTTCAATGTGCCGCCGCAAATAGCTTTGGATATATTCAATGACATAGCCAAGATGATTGATGATGCGGTTGTCACGGTCTATGTAGATAATAAACCGGTTTGTCATAATGAAAAAGAATCGTTGTCTGTAATGCAGAAACGAACCGTAAAACGAGGACGTTTCAAATTCAGCATGGTCGGTATTAAAATAGGCGAATGCGTTACCTTTATTCCTACGAATACAGAAGTCAAGGTGGCAAGCGATGATTCCGTTGAATATGAAGGGCGTATTTATAAATTGTCCCCTTTTGTCGGTACGTTTATGCCAGAAGAGAAACGGAATACATCAGGTGCATATCAAGGGGCAAAATATTTCTCATATAAAGGGAAAGTGCTGGATGACCTGAGAAGTATAATAGAGAGCAATATACCATTGCCGGAAAGTGATGTAATACAGAATAATATAGAGTAA
- a CDS encoding restriction endonuclease subunit S, which translates to MADNNENKVLNVPHLRFPEFSGEWKKHSLGEIGETIIGLTYKPSDVVDNNGIIVFRSSNIKNGMIDYSDLVRVNKHIKDKIITKENDILVCARNGSQRLIGKNAIIKQEDANNTFGAFMMVYRANDNPFILPLLSTKKYFSQVGENLGARINQITTSDFNGFEFYFPENHAERTKIAELFRLLDERIATQNKIIEKLQSLIKGLAVALTTKEKANIAISQCLECHSSTLQESEVLSSGLCKVFGANGLVGYKDVPQMNGDAILVIKDGSGVGTVSYAQGKFSVIGTLNYLTVIGNNDLRYLYFALSVFNFQPYKTGMAIPHIYFKDYGKAKIYCPSLAEQKRVANVLDKLESKLFVEQELLASFNQQKLYLLGKMFI; encoded by the coding sequence ATGGCAGATAATAACGAAAATAAAGTCCTCAATGTTCCCCATTTGAGATTCCCTGAGTTTAGTGGAGAGTGGAAGAAACATTCATTAGGTGAAATCGGTGAAACAATTATAGGTTTAACATATAAACCTTCTGATGTTGTAGATAATAACGGAATTATTGTCTTTCGTTCCTCGAATATAAAAAACGGAATGATAGACTATTCTGATTTAGTACGTGTTAATAAACATATTAAGGACAAAATCATTACGAAAGAGAATGATATTTTAGTATGTGCAAGAAATGGCAGCCAACGACTGATAGGTAAAAATGCTATAATAAAACAAGAAGATGCTAACAATACATTTGGGGCATTTATGATGGTATATCGAGCTAACGATAACCCATTTATACTTCCATTACTAAGTACAAAGAAGTATTTTTCGCAAGTGGGAGAAAATCTAGGAGCAAGAATAAATCAGATAACGACATCTGATTTTAACGGATTTGAATTCTACTTTCCTGAGAACCATGCAGAACGCACAAAAATAGCAGAGCTATTTCGACTATTGGATGAGCGTATCGCCACCCAAAACAAAATCATTGAGAAACTGCAATCCTTAATTAAAGGGCTTGCAGTTGCGCTAACTACCAAAGAAAAGGCTAACATTGCAATTTCTCAGTGTTTAGAGTGTCATAGCTCAACACTTCAAGAGAGCGAGGTTTTGTCTAGTGGACTATGCAAAGTGTTTGGTGCAAATGGATTGGTTGGTTATAAAGATGTGCCACAAATGAACGGTGATGCGATACTGGTAATCAAGGATGGTTCGGGTGTTGGTACAGTTTCCTATGCACAGGGCAAATTTTCGGTAATTGGCACACTCAACTATCTTACTGTCATAGGCAACAATGATTTGCGGTATCTGTACTTTGCGCTGTCAGTGTTCAACTTTCAACCGTACAAAACTGGTATGGCGATACCACATATCTACTTCAAAGATTATGGTAAAGCGAAAATATATTGTCCTTCACTTGCTGAACAAAAGCGTGTCGCAAACGTGCTTGACAAATTGGAGAGCAAACTTTTTGTTGAGCAAGAACTTCTTGCGTCATTCAATCAACAAAAACTGTATTTGTTGGGGAAGATGTTTATATGA
- a CDS encoding helix-turn-helix domain-containing protein produces MAEKQIDTVLGLVEGTEENKDEKWMCHSQAIAATMSNRMEELGMTQRALAEKMNCTQQYVSKVLKGRENLSLETLCKIENALGIRILQAGIDK; encoded by the coding sequence ATGGCTGAAAAACAGATAGACACGGTTTTAGGATTGGTTGAAGGAACGGAGGAGAATAAAGACGAAAAGTGGATGTGTCATTCGCAAGCTATCGCTGCAACTATGTCAAACCGAATGGAGGAACTTGGTATGACACAACGAGCGTTGGCCGAGAAGATGAATTGCACTCAGCAATATGTCTCCAAGGTGCTGAAAGGTCGCGAGAATCTGTCATTAGAAACCTTGTGCAAGATAGAAAATGCATTAGGCATCAGAATACTGCAAGCCGGAATAGATAAGTAA
- a CDS encoding DUF2971 domain-containing protein, whose translation MLDFRKQFQEIIEQSYIPFNIDKAATSDVWSNIYKLILPNIPEKLFRYRKIDDKGYTIESLKSGTISLCHAGMFPDKYDSYLYIDQDKIREDLKKALKDALRITLSHITQKSSDIRAEKATQICYYRECGYTDEQIIDKILTDEYMDFCNNIGSAIKKQESRFRNPRNSAKIACFTESVQSKYMWDRYADGYKGFALEYDLRKCIFKYNSLGMDVNLFPVIYTELRPDVTLDEGNIHTYEYFKQVGDKNWLNFLSSMISVNQLYWYRSYLYKDQKEYEHEHEWRMLYYNLEDENNYASIPDVGCLNAIYYGPDIIPKDKDELHLIAVEKGLKEYDVALDAGSRRYDLRITAIK comes from the coding sequence ATGCTAGATTTTAGAAAACAATTTCAGGAAATTATAGAGCAATCCTATATTCCGTTCAATATAGATAAAGCTGCAACTTCAGATGTATGGAGTAATATTTACAAATTGATACTTCCTAATATTCCAGAAAAACTTTTTAGATATCGTAAAATAGACGATAAAGGTTATACTATTGAATCATTAAAATCCGGAACTATTTCATTATGCCATGCAGGAATGTTTCCGGATAAGTATGATTCATATTTATATATAGATCAAGACAAAATTCGCGAAGATTTAAAAAAGGCATTAAAGGATGCATTGCGCATAACATTGTCGCATATAACCCAGAAATCCTCTGATATAAGGGCAGAAAAGGCAACGCAAATATGTTACTACAGAGAGTGTGGATATACGGATGAACAAATTATAGATAAAATATTGACAGATGAATATATGGATTTTTGTAACAACATTGGGTCTGCGATAAAAAAGCAAGAGTCGCGTTTTAGAAATCCGAGAAATAGTGCAAAAATAGCATGTTTTACAGAAAGTGTACAGTCAAAATATATGTGGGATAGATATGCTGATGGGTATAAGGGATTTGCATTAGAATACGATCTTAGAAAATGTATTTTTAAATATAACTCATTGGGAATGGATGTAAATCTCTTTCCTGTGATTTATACTGAATTAAGACCTGACGTTACATTGGATGAGGGAAATATTCATACTTACGAGTATTTTAAGCAAGTTGGAGATAAAAATTGGTTGAACTTTTTGTCTTCCATGATATCAGTCAATCAATTATATTGGTATCGATCTTATCTTTATAAGGACCAAAAAGAATACGAACATGAACATGAATGGAGAATGCTGTATTATAACTTAGAGGATGAGAATAATTATGCATCAATTCCAGATGTCGGATGTTTGAATGCAATTTATTATGGTCCAGATATAATCCCAAAGGATAAGGATGAATTACATCTGATTGCAGTTGAAAAAGGACTGAAAGAGTATGATGTTGCTCTTGATGCTGGTAGCCGTAGATATGATTTAAGGATAACAGCAATTAAATAG
- a CDS encoding type I restriction-modification system subunit M — protein MSEELQQKLRDQLWEVANRLRGNMSASDFMYFTLGFIFYKYLSEKIETYANSALEDDEVTFKKLWEMPDSDAAELQEEVKNQCLENIGYFIEPKFLFSSVIEAIKRKENILPMLERSLKRIEDSTLGRDSEEDFGGLFSDIDLASPKLGKTADDKNTLVSNVLLALDDIKFGVEASQEIDILGDAYEYMISQFAAGAGKKAGEFYTPQEVSRILAEIVTLGHNRLRNVYDPTCGSGSLLLRAASIGKAAYIYGQEKNPTTYNLARMNMLLHGIRFSSFKIENGDTLEWDAFDDMQFDAVVANPPFSAEWSAADKFNNDDRFSKAGRLAPKKTADYAFILHMVHHLNEGGTMACVAPHGVLFRGNAEGVIRRFLIEKKNYIDAIIGLPANIFYGTSIPTCILVLKKCRKEDDNILFIDASKEFEKVKTQNKLRPQHIQKIVETYRDRKEIEKYSHLATLQEVAENDYNLNIPRYVDTFEEEEPIDIKAVMAEIKELEAKRAELDKEIEIYLKELGLVE, from the coding sequence ATGAGCGAAGAACTGCAACAGAAACTCCGTGACCAGCTTTGGGAGGTCGCAAACCGTTTGCGCGGCAATATGTCGGCAAGCGATTTCATGTATTTTACCTTGGGCTTCATTTTCTACAAATATCTGTCGGAGAAGATAGAAACGTATGCTAACAGTGCTTTGGAGGATGATGAAGTTACATTCAAGAAATTATGGGAAATGCCCGATTCGGATGCTGCGGAATTGCAGGAAGAGGTCAAGAACCAGTGCTTGGAAAATATAGGCTACTTCATTGAACCGAAATTCTTGTTTTCTTCCGTAATCGAAGCTATCAAGCGGAAAGAAAATATACTTCCGATGCTGGAGCGTTCATTGAAACGCATTGAGGATAGTACGCTCGGACGTGACAGTGAAGAGGATTTCGGTGGTCTGTTTTCGGATATTGACCTTGCTTCCCCTAAGCTCGGAAAGACAGCAGATGACAAGAATACGCTTGTTAGCAATGTTCTGCTTGCACTCGATGACATAAAGTTTGGTGTGGAGGCATCGCAGGAGATTGACATTTTGGGCGATGCTTATGAGTATATGATTAGCCAGTTTGCTGCCGGTGCAGGCAAGAAAGCAGGTGAGTTCTATACTCCGCAAGAGGTCAGCCGTATATTGGCGGAGATTGTTACTCTTGGACATAACCGTTTGCGTAATGTTTACGACCCTACCTGCGGTAGTGGTTCACTGTTGCTCCGTGCTGCAAGTATTGGCAAGGCAGCATATATCTACGGACAGGAGAAGAATCCGACAACCTACAACCTTGCCCGAATGAATATGTTGCTGCATGGCATCCGCTTCAGCAGCTTCAAAATAGAGAATGGCGATACACTTGAATGGGATGCATTCGATGATATGCAGTTTGATGCGGTGGTTGCAAATCCTCCTTTCTCTGCCGAATGGAGTGCCGCCGACAAATTTAACAACGACGACCGTTTCAGTAAAGCAGGACGGCTTGCCCCTAAGAAAACAGCCGACTATGCTTTTATCCTGCACATGGTTCATCATCTCAATGAAGGTGGTACGATGGCTTGCGTTGCTCCGCACGGAGTTCTGTTCCGAGGGAATGCAGAGGGTGTTATACGCCGCTTCCTGATAGAGAAGAAAAACTATATCGATGCTATTATCGGTTTGCCAGCCAATATATTCTATGGTACAAGTATTCCGACCTGTATTCTCGTATTGAAGAAATGCCGTAAGGAAGACGATAATATCTTGTTCATTGATGCCAGCAAAGAGTTTGAAAAGGTCAAGACCCAGAACAAACTCCGGCCTCAGCATATACAGAAGATTGTAGAAACCTACCGTGACCGCAAGGAAATTGAAAAGTACAGTCATCTTGCTACGTTGCAGGAGGTTGCCGAAAATGACTATAATCTGAATATTCCTCGCTATGTCGATACTTTTGAGGAAGAAGAGCCTATCGACATCAAAGCTGTGATGGCTGAAATAAAGGAATTGGAAGCCAAGCGAGCCGAACTGGATAAGGAGATAGAGATCTATTTGAAAGAATTGGGGCTGGTTGAATAA